The Bradysia coprophila strain Holo2 chromosome IV, BU_Bcop_v1, whole genome shotgun sequence genome includes a region encoding these proteins:
- the LOC119066890 gene encoding uncharacterized protein LOC119066890 isoform X1, producing the protein MKMWTPQYDIIIIIETLTGSEFEITVSAKDTVGYIKSRIQKHEGIPIGQQHLLYNHKELNDGTEMRDVPLVKGSRLKLVLGMKGGPVSARRVVTLPDYDRWFDLNDILNTSRQDPLTISTPNVKLLVYKDSKKNIHRVMKLRADRKSSLNNRSAEVELPEDQDDQWLKDNIHTMEKMHQLRSKLESQKKCKNSNQRQKQQSNDDDTKSKIAVGAVGDRCVTKKDNIDLPTTKSTIGDGIYKALRRLHFPPLKTATSAPTNLNHTNDYAYGDRYGSSVGISLLNKHGIAKTCIRPPSLIAAQKQARKSPTPPLAQDRSFDFTDYFNVNSKLGFAANVNHYAENRTKIRDNIRRNRSFKAINFNDLIVEENSQQPKPLTFEELLCNNLEKLEKLSSTKLKGDTLDGPILAKNNVNCLETMTNADGKSDSQASIGNSLFENKLFSERQQSYSLNGRDKRPCSGEFKIDSGTASSGCGGGAMDSSFRVFKMTSEAKNCYELPKLLIREDSPVESFHSSDPQLETIALRGDSPKNVLDSFAKIDTDDGSLKSLPDDRKDTTDAILKSPWSHHHSDLGLNNLELNFLNDELSDCEGASCLKKSNSVLKIASNLEINNWKATNDFDRKLPPSMTELDFVTSDCESDDEDSAFNNSICMHNNAKSKSVELNEFRMMFGSSPTLLNINPVTQTSFLDAVPFQYRRGYTNLNDACLSSSTSDLECFHSNDKKSAKTSRVNGVGSSQEVSSLLRHRNNGHLDYVRSYENLDRAKIVRMKNEKRASSNGSGVSSGSGITRNDWKFHNHFERERVQEEDSGDDYSYSNLGYDNTVGSVSGFPVGYQSNESLFNINFDSLEDDVFEINSKLGLFETSDIQANSSSLLLEEKCKTSPFLFSDLSTLKSATTSDTITEAPTSTATQSATTNKSTTIARKSPPPRPIFIAKPTTPTPKSPSTPKKPQKLRCVQCNKKLGVIMVMKCHCQKVFCAQHRYAEAHNCSYDFKQEGKQILARENPLVVAQKLPKI; encoded by the exons GTATACCAATCGGACAACAACATTTACTCTACAACCACAAAGAGCTCAACGATGGAACCGAAATGAGAGACGTTCCGTTGGTCAAAGGTTCACGGCTTAAATTAGTCCTAGGAATGAAAGGCGGCCCAGTGTCGGCTCGACGCGTTGTTACGCTACCCGATTACGACAGATGGTTCGATCTAAACGATATTCTAAATACGTCTAG aCAAGATCCGTTAACAATTAGCACACCGAATGTGAAACTGTTGGTGTATAAAGATTCGAAGAAGAACATACACCGGGTGATGAAACTGAGGGCTGATCGGAAAAGTTCGTTGAACAATCGAAGCGCGGAAGTTGAACTTCCTGAAGATCAGGATGATCAATGGCTCAAAGACAATATTCACACAATGGAG AAAATGCATCAGCTACGATCAAAATTGGAATCACAaaagaaatgcaaaaattCAAACCAACGTCAGAAGCAACAATCAAACGATGATGATactaaatcgaaaattgctGTTGGCGCTGTGGGTGATCGTTGCGTAACCAAAAAGGACAATATCGATTTGCCAACAACAAAGTCTACCATCGGCGATGGTATCTACAAAGCATTACGTCGTCTACATTTTCCGCCATTGAAAACGGCGACCTCAGCACCAACCAATTTGAATCACACAAATGACTACGCATATGGAGATCGTTATGGATCGTCGGTGGGAATTAGTTTGTTGAATAAGCATGGGATAGCAAAGACATGCATTCGGCCTCCATCGTTAATAGCAGCGCAGAAACAAGCACGTAAAAGTCCGACACCGCCATTAGCACAGGACAGGTCTTTCGACTTTACCGATTACTTCAAcgtcaattcgaaattagGCTTTGCAGCTAATGTCAATCATTACGCTGAAAATCGTACCAAAATTCGCGACAATATTCGTCGGAATCGATCCTTCAAGGCAATCAATTTCAACGATTTAATCGTGGAGGAGAATAGTCAACAACCGAAACCGCTTACGTTTGAAGAGCTGCTCTGTaacaatttggaaaaattggaaaaacttAGCTCAACCAAACTGAAAGGCGACACATTAGATGGCCCAATATTGGCGAAAAACAATGTAAATTGTTTGGAAACCATGACCAATGCTGATGGAAAAAGCGATAGTCAAGCGTCGATAGGAAATtctttgttcgaaaataaattgttttccgAACGACAGCAATCGTATTCGTTGAATGGACGTGATAAGCGTCCGTGTTCCGGTGaattcaaaattgatagtGGAACAGCTTCGAGTGGATGCGGTGGCGGTGCAATGGATAGCTCGTTTCGAGTTTTTAAGATGACGTCAGAAG CTAAAAATTGTTACGAGTTGCCGAAATTGTTGATACGTGAAGATTCGCCGGTCGAATCGTTTCACTCATCCGATCCGCAATTGGAAACCATAGCGTTGCGTGGCGattcaccgaaaaatgtgCTGGATTCGTTTGCAAAAATCGATACGGACGATGGCTCACTGAAATCATTACCGGATGACAGAAAAGACACAACCGATGCAATACTAAAATCACCGTGGAGCCATCATCATTCCGATCTTGGCCTAAATAATctggaattaaatttcttaaacGATGAACTGTCGGACTGTGAGGGTGCGTCGTGCCTGAAGAAGAGCAATTCTGTGTTGAAAATTGCGTCCAATTTGGAGATCAACAATTGGAAAGCGACCAATGATTTTGATAGGAAGTTGCCACCGTCTATGACTGAATTGGACTTTGTGACCAGTGACTGTGAGAGTGACGATGAAGACAGTGcattcaataattcaatttgtatGCACAACAATGCCAAATCGAAATCGGtggaattgaatgaatttcgaATGATGTTTGGCAGTAGTCCGACTTTGCTGAATATCAATCCGGTCACGCAAACGTCATTCTTAGACGCAGTTCCTTTTCAGTACCGTCGTGGCTACACAAATTTAAACGATGCGTGCCTTTCAAGTAGCACATCGGATTTGGAGTGCTTTCACAGTAACGATAAGAAAAGTGCTAAAACGAGTCGCGTCAATGGTGTTGGTTCGAGCCAAGAAGTATCATCATTGTTGCGTCATCGTAATAACGGCCACTTGGACTATGTACGTAGCTACGAGAATTTAGATAGAGCAAAAATAGTTagaatgaaaaacgaaaaacgcgCTTCGAGCAACGGCAGTGGAGTGAGTAGCGGTTCGGGAATAACGCGAAACGATTGGAAATTTCACAATCATTTCGAGCGGGAACGTGTACAGGAGGAAGATTCCGGCGACGACTATAGCTACTCAAATTTAGGTTACGACAATACAGTTGGCAGTGTTTCTGGTTTTCCGGTGGGCTATCAGTCAAACGAGAGTCTATTCAACATTAATTTCGATTCACTCGAGGACGATGTGTTCGAAATCAATTCGAAACTCGGTTTATTCGAAACGTCCGACATACAAGCGAATAGCTCGTCATTGCTGTTGGAGGAGAAATGCAAGACGAGTCCGTTTCTATTTTCGGATTTGTCAACTTTGAAAAGTGCAACGACTAGTGATACGATAACCGAAGCGCCTACATCAACAGCAACACAATCGGCAACAACTAACAAGTCAACAACAATAGCAAGAAAATCACCACCCCCGAGGCCAATATTTATCGCAAAACCGACAACGCCAACACCAAAATCGCCTTCCACACCGAAAAAGCCGCAAAAGCTTCGATGTGTCCAATGCAATAAAAAGCTGGGCGTCATTATGGTGATGAAATGTCATTGCCAGAAGGTGTTTTGCGCTCAGCACCGCTATGCCGAAGCGCATAACTGTTCGTACGATTTCAAACAAGAGGGAAAACAGATATTGGCACGTGAGAATCCGTTAGTTGTTGCTCagaaattgccaaaaatataA
- the LOC119066890 gene encoding uncharacterized protein LOC119066890 isoform X2: protein MWTPQYDIIIIIETLTGSEFEITVSAKDTVGYIKSRIQKHEGIPIGQQHLLYNHKELNDGTEMRDVPLVKGSRLKLVLGMKGGPVSARRVVTLPDYDRWFDLNDILNTSRQDPLTISTPNVKLLVYKDSKKNIHRVMKLRADRKSSLNNRSAEVELPEDQDDQWLKDNIHTMEKMHQLRSKLESQKKCKNSNQRQKQQSNDDDTKSKIAVGAVGDRCVTKKDNIDLPTTKSTIGDGIYKALRRLHFPPLKTATSAPTNLNHTNDYAYGDRYGSSVGISLLNKHGIAKTCIRPPSLIAAQKQARKSPTPPLAQDRSFDFTDYFNVNSKLGFAANVNHYAENRTKIRDNIRRNRSFKAINFNDLIVEENSQQPKPLTFEELLCNNLEKLEKLSSTKLKGDTLDGPILAKNNVNCLETMTNADGKSDSQASIGNSLFENKLFSERQQSYSLNGRDKRPCSGEFKIDSGTASSGCGGGAMDSSFRVFKMTSEAKNCYELPKLLIREDSPVESFHSSDPQLETIALRGDSPKNVLDSFAKIDTDDGSLKSLPDDRKDTTDAILKSPWSHHHSDLGLNNLELNFLNDELSDCEGASCLKKSNSVLKIASNLEINNWKATNDFDRKLPPSMTELDFVTSDCESDDEDSAFNNSICMHNNAKSKSVELNEFRMMFGSSPTLLNINPVTQTSFLDAVPFQYRRGYTNLNDACLSSSTSDLECFHSNDKKSAKTSRVNGVGSSQEVSSLLRHRNNGHLDYVRSYENLDRAKIVRMKNEKRASSNGSGVSSGSGITRNDWKFHNHFERERVQEEDSGDDYSYSNLGYDNTVGSVSGFPVGYQSNESLFNINFDSLEDDVFEINSKLGLFETSDIQANSSSLLLEEKCKTSPFLFSDLSTLKSATTSDTITEAPTSTATQSATTNKSTTIARKSPPPRPIFIAKPTTPTPKSPSTPKKPQKLRCVQCNKKLGVIMVMKCHCQKVFCAQHRYAEAHNCSYDFKQEGKQILARENPLVVAQKLPKI, encoded by the exons GTATACCAATCGGACAACAACATTTACTCTACAACCACAAAGAGCTCAACGATGGAACCGAAATGAGAGACGTTCCGTTGGTCAAAGGTTCACGGCTTAAATTAGTCCTAGGAATGAAAGGCGGCCCAGTGTCGGCTCGACGCGTTGTTACGCTACCCGATTACGACAGATGGTTCGATCTAAACGATATTCTAAATACGTCTAG aCAAGATCCGTTAACAATTAGCACACCGAATGTGAAACTGTTGGTGTATAAAGATTCGAAGAAGAACATACACCGGGTGATGAAACTGAGGGCTGATCGGAAAAGTTCGTTGAACAATCGAAGCGCGGAAGTTGAACTTCCTGAAGATCAGGATGATCAATGGCTCAAAGACAATATTCACACAATGGAG AAAATGCATCAGCTACGATCAAAATTGGAATCACAaaagaaatgcaaaaattCAAACCAACGTCAGAAGCAACAATCAAACGATGATGATactaaatcgaaaattgctGTTGGCGCTGTGGGTGATCGTTGCGTAACCAAAAAGGACAATATCGATTTGCCAACAACAAAGTCTACCATCGGCGATGGTATCTACAAAGCATTACGTCGTCTACATTTTCCGCCATTGAAAACGGCGACCTCAGCACCAACCAATTTGAATCACACAAATGACTACGCATATGGAGATCGTTATGGATCGTCGGTGGGAATTAGTTTGTTGAATAAGCATGGGATAGCAAAGACATGCATTCGGCCTCCATCGTTAATAGCAGCGCAGAAACAAGCACGTAAAAGTCCGACACCGCCATTAGCACAGGACAGGTCTTTCGACTTTACCGATTACTTCAAcgtcaattcgaaattagGCTTTGCAGCTAATGTCAATCATTACGCTGAAAATCGTACCAAAATTCGCGACAATATTCGTCGGAATCGATCCTTCAAGGCAATCAATTTCAACGATTTAATCGTGGAGGAGAATAGTCAACAACCGAAACCGCTTACGTTTGAAGAGCTGCTCTGTaacaatttggaaaaattggaaaaacttAGCTCAACCAAACTGAAAGGCGACACATTAGATGGCCCAATATTGGCGAAAAACAATGTAAATTGTTTGGAAACCATGACCAATGCTGATGGAAAAAGCGATAGTCAAGCGTCGATAGGAAATtctttgttcgaaaataaattgttttccgAACGACAGCAATCGTATTCGTTGAATGGACGTGATAAGCGTCCGTGTTCCGGTGaattcaaaattgatagtGGAACAGCTTCGAGTGGATGCGGTGGCGGTGCAATGGATAGCTCGTTTCGAGTTTTTAAGATGACGTCAGAAG CTAAAAATTGTTACGAGTTGCCGAAATTGTTGATACGTGAAGATTCGCCGGTCGAATCGTTTCACTCATCCGATCCGCAATTGGAAACCATAGCGTTGCGTGGCGattcaccgaaaaatgtgCTGGATTCGTTTGCAAAAATCGATACGGACGATGGCTCACTGAAATCATTACCGGATGACAGAAAAGACACAACCGATGCAATACTAAAATCACCGTGGAGCCATCATCATTCCGATCTTGGCCTAAATAATctggaattaaatttcttaaacGATGAACTGTCGGACTGTGAGGGTGCGTCGTGCCTGAAGAAGAGCAATTCTGTGTTGAAAATTGCGTCCAATTTGGAGATCAACAATTGGAAAGCGACCAATGATTTTGATAGGAAGTTGCCACCGTCTATGACTGAATTGGACTTTGTGACCAGTGACTGTGAGAGTGACGATGAAGACAGTGcattcaataattcaatttgtatGCACAACAATGCCAAATCGAAATCGGtggaattgaatgaatttcgaATGATGTTTGGCAGTAGTCCGACTTTGCTGAATATCAATCCGGTCACGCAAACGTCATTCTTAGACGCAGTTCCTTTTCAGTACCGTCGTGGCTACACAAATTTAAACGATGCGTGCCTTTCAAGTAGCACATCGGATTTGGAGTGCTTTCACAGTAACGATAAGAAAAGTGCTAAAACGAGTCGCGTCAATGGTGTTGGTTCGAGCCAAGAAGTATCATCATTGTTGCGTCATCGTAATAACGGCCACTTGGACTATGTACGTAGCTACGAGAATTTAGATAGAGCAAAAATAGTTagaatgaaaaacgaaaaacgcgCTTCGAGCAACGGCAGTGGAGTGAGTAGCGGTTCGGGAATAACGCGAAACGATTGGAAATTTCACAATCATTTCGAGCGGGAACGTGTACAGGAGGAAGATTCCGGCGACGACTATAGCTACTCAAATTTAGGTTACGACAATACAGTTGGCAGTGTTTCTGGTTTTCCGGTGGGCTATCAGTCAAACGAGAGTCTATTCAACATTAATTTCGATTCACTCGAGGACGATGTGTTCGAAATCAATTCGAAACTCGGTTTATTCGAAACGTCCGACATACAAGCGAATAGCTCGTCATTGCTGTTGGAGGAGAAATGCAAGACGAGTCCGTTTCTATTTTCGGATTTGTCAACTTTGAAAAGTGCAACGACTAGTGATACGATAACCGAAGCGCCTACATCAACAGCAACACAATCGGCAACAACTAACAAGTCAACAACAATAGCAAGAAAATCACCACCCCCGAGGCCAATATTTATCGCAAAACCGACAACGCCAACACCAAAATCGCCTTCCACACCGAAAAAGCCGCAAAAGCTTCGATGTGTCCAATGCAATAAAAAGCTGGGCGTCATTATGGTGATGAAATGTCATTGCCAGAAGGTGTTTTGCGCTCAGCACCGCTATGCCGAAGCGCATAACTGTTCGTACGATTTCAAACAAGAGGGAAAACAGATATTGGCACGTGAGAATCCGTTAGTTGTTGCTCagaaattgccaaaaatataA